Sequence from the Nasonia vitripennis strain AsymCx chromosome 5, Nvit_psr_1.1, whole genome shotgun sequence genome:
TGcgaatttattgattttaaagtGGGTTACTTATCGTCAAAAATACGACACAGCATTTAAAAAGACAATCaggttttataataaataagtttaaaAATCTATTAACATGGAAAATCATAGTTCATAACCGAAATCTGCTATGAGATTGCAATGTTTACTGAAGCAATAATGAATGTGTACAATGTTGTCTTTTGAATGACGTGGAAATTTTGTAGTAAAGGTTTGGTGCTGAATGTATTTGAAGACTCAGAGATTTATATTTCTTggctataattatttgaataatttcatAATCTCTACGGTCGgataaagtaaaaaatgtttttatccctggtagaaaattaacggttgaaattcgttaaaaagttaagtttaattggccagttttatcaaattttaatgtaaaaaaattaattaaaatattgctaatattttagtgatgcgtaTCTATAATACCACATCAGTATTATtgttaagttaaaaattgtttttccctGTTTTCGGCATTAAAACGTATATATGTCTTATTAcgaatatttggattttttacgattgtaacgtatttttctacaatttttggattgtaacagtcatttgGCAAATTTCAAGCACAAGTTTCGTTTTATCATGAGTTGATGCGTcatatctatgcatttataacgGTTAAACGCTTATTTAGTTAAATCAttaaccacaacttagctaagtttcttaaaacttagcttattaaccgttaacatttctaccagggatggTCAATTGGTAATATTAACACTTTTtcaatgcaaaatttattttgccCTGTTGAATGAAGTATGCATGTATATGTTTAATGTGTGTTAAATGCGATACAGGTACAAGTAAACGTGATACAGGTCACAGCCCTTATCCTCTTTAATGCTTAAATCATGAtgagaattttcaaaaagctGAAAGTCTATTTTGGGATACGTTTGAAAAGAATGTGATGTTGAATAAATCGATACGTCTGCGTatatgatttttaattaaactcaTTAAGAACTATCTATGGTTGACATCAATATATCCATTCTTATCCATACCATATTCCTCAAatcgtttttgttttataatgaatttaaaaaggAACGATTTTGTCGATCGACCCAAGGAATACTCTGAGCTCAATCATGTTTTATACATTTCTATAGACTTTCATACATTATTTGCAATTCCAtacattttattcagtttttcaaatttttacggAAAACTAAAAAGAAATACATATCAGCCATTTTGTAAACTTTAGTAACTTAGTCAATGTTTTGAAATGCATGTAAaacttaaattaaattaaattaaaaattggatATGATAATAATATCCTATAGATAGATATACGTATAGAAACGATAAGCTAGTTTGGAGGAAGCTACATGCCATTGAATCAatggctttttttctttttctgccttctaagcgaaaaaacaaacaacagcaataaaaaacaataaaaacgTTTACAAGATGTTTGCCACGATCTAATTATTTCTTGAGTTTAAGGATTTTGAGTTCAATggataatttataaaataatcttGAAACTATACGATGTTACTATTCTTATCACTAACTGATGCGtttatatactaataaaattatttaaaataaataaagaatataataaaaaaaaaacgttttctTACGGTCTTCAAAAATATAAGCATCGCtgcattataaaatataattattatatttgattGCCTTTTATCATGACATCTCTTTGTTTTAAGTTAAATAATCTTAAATTCTGAATATTTGctatttgttaaaatattaaaaaagaagcagaCATAAAAGAGACGCcaaatgtgaaaaataaatttaaaattgtaacaAACGTTAACTTTTACATTTGCTTTCCATGGTATGGGGGTATGTgccgttcaatttttatcagtttatttcaaagaatatTTACATTGCATgtcaaaagaaaaatcgaatcgTTAATTTgtactatttattttatattgaattcgTTTACAAACTCAGCAATCAATTTTAACAAGAGAAAGAATACATTTTAAAACATTTGACGGTATGCTCATTTCAATGCTGCAGCGGATTTCTGATTCATTGTCGTGGCTACTAAAAATATGAGGTTGGCGAGTAGGTGGAACAATGAATAAGAGAGGCAATAACTTTTAACCATATCTTTattgatataataataaaatgtacatTGTAGGAAATAATACAAGCTATATTGAAGTCGCTATCTCTACGCTATACAAAATCTACTACAGAGCCAAAAACTATATATGAACGTTTTTGATGATACTTTATTTTCGAAgctttacattttattttgttatatgTTGATAATAATTCGAGAGCATGAGATTTCTTTGGTCTGCTTCCAgtctaaaattataaaatgctCGTTCAGTTGGAATCTTGAGGTCCGTAATATGCATTGCAGTTTGTCTTTGCTATTTCGCAAATAGCATCCATTGCCCGGCTGGCATAATCGTAATCTGTTgaacaaaaaagttttatatttcAAATGAAAGCTCCTCGTAAAGCTTTCTCGTAAATTATTCGTAATCGTGTCTAAATGAAatccaaaattttattttcacctGAAACAGAGTTGGCTCTTTTGCCGAAAATACTTCCGTTGAAGGGTGGCTTCCGGTATGCCGCATCCACGTTAAGGATAGCGACAGCCAAGACGACCATGAGTACGAGTGCGAAGCGAGCAGCCGACATTGTTGCTTGATTGAGTGATCTAAATACAAAATGTAAagtgaattttgaaattgtctatatttttatatggAGGCAATAAAAGTATAAGGATA
This genomic interval carries:
- the NV_30029 gene encoding SIFamide precursor yields the protein MSAARFALVLMVVLAVAILNVDAAYRKPPFNGSIFGKRANSVSDYDYASRAMDAICEIAKTNCNAYYGPQDSN